A genomic window from Leptolyngbya sp. BL0902 includes:
- a CDS encoding precorrin-8X methylmutase: MAKLWQSPILEESFGLIDAEFGPHSLTAEEYAVVRRIIHSTADFEFKDLVRFEEGAIAAGMTALAQGAPIVVDVTMVRQGVVGLVERTFKNPLWTAVSEGDPPEPGRTRTETGLLRCLDKIAGQRSGLTSGPGSGLTFGPTPGAVVVIGNAPTALMALCEEMEAGRVRPALVIGAPVGFVAVEDSKRRLAQVAVPHIRVEGRKGGSPVAAAILNALLVLAWEQQP, encoded by the coding sequence ATGGCGAAATTGTGGCAGAGCCCTATTTTAGAAGAAAGTTTTGGCCTGATTGACGCGGAATTTGGCCCCCATTCGCTCACTGCTGAGGAATATGCCGTGGTGCGGCGCATCATTCACAGCACGGCAGACTTTGAGTTCAAAGACTTGGTACGGTTTGAGGAGGGGGCCATTGCGGCGGGTATGACGGCCCTCGCCCAGGGTGCGCCGATTGTGGTGGATGTGACCATGGTGCGGCAGGGCGTGGTGGGCCTGGTGGAGCGCACGTTTAAGAACCCGCTATGGACGGCAGTGAGTGAGGGCGATCCGCCAGAACCAGGCCGCACCCGCACGGAAACGGGGCTGTTGCGCTGTTTGGACAAGATAGCTGGCCAACGTTCTGGCCTAACCTCTGGCCCAGGCTCTGGCCTAACCTTTGGCCCAACCCCTGGGGCGGTGGTGGTGATTGGCAATGCCCCCACGGCGCTGATGGCTCTATGTGAGGAAATGGAGGCCGGACGGGTGCGGCCTGCGCTGGTGATTGGTGCCCCGGTGGGGTTTGTGGCGGTGGAGGACTCGAAGCGGCGGTTGGCCCAAGTGGCGGTGCCGCACATTCGGGTGGAGGGGCGCAAGGGGGGCTCTCCGGTGGCGGCGGCGATTCTGAATGCCCTGCTGGTGCTGGCCTGGGAGCAACAGCCATGA
- the acs gene encoding acetate--CoA ligase, whose protein sequence is MASPTIESVLNESRLFSPPASFTDTAAINSLDAYKALAEKAAADPAKFWAELAEQELHWFKPWDTALDWQPPFAKWFVGGKINISYNCLDRHLTTWRRNKAALIWEGEPGDSRTLTYAQLHREVCQVANVLKSLGVKKGDRVGIYMPMIPEAAIAMLACARIGAPHTVIFGGFSAEALKDRLNDAEAKLVITADGGFRKDKTIALKAAVDDALADNGVPSVENVLVVQRTKAAVTMHEGRDHWWHELQAHADAHCPAEEMDAEDMLFILYTSGTTGKPKGVVHTTGGYNLYTHTTFKWTFDIKDTDVYWCTADVGWITGHSYIVYGPLSNGATTVMYEGVPRPSNPGCFWDVIEKYGVTIFYTAPTAIRAFIKMGDELPKARDLSSLRLLGTVGEPINPEAWMWYHTVIGKEKCPIVDTWWQTETGGFMVTPIPGAVPTKPGSATLPFPGIIADVVDLDGHPVAPGEGGYLVIKHPWPSMMRTVYGNDERYRRTYWEHIPPQDGQYLYFAGDGARKDEDGYFWVMGRVDDVISVSGHRLGTMEIESALVSHPAVAEAAVVGRKDDIKGEDIYAFVTLEGQYSPSDALKQELKDHVVKEIGIIARPGEIKFADALPKTRSGKIIRRFLRSLASGEAIAGDASTMEDQSVLDQLREG, encoded by the coding sequence ATGGCTTCACCTACGATTGAATCGGTTCTCAACGAAAGCCGTCTTTTTTCGCCCCCGGCCAGCTTCACCGACACGGCGGCGATCAATAGTCTCGATGCCTACAAAGCCCTGGCGGAAAAAGCCGCTGCCGACCCCGCTAAATTTTGGGCCGAATTGGCGGAACAGGAACTCCACTGGTTCAAACCCTGGGACACCGCCCTCGATTGGCAGCCCCCCTTCGCCAAGTGGTTTGTGGGCGGCAAAATCAACATTTCCTATAACTGCCTAGACCGCCACCTCACCACCTGGCGACGCAACAAAGCCGCCCTAATTTGGGAGGGCGAACCCGGAGACAGCCGCACCCTCACCTACGCCCAACTGCACCGGGAAGTGTGCCAAGTGGCCAACGTCCTGAAAAGCCTGGGGGTGAAAAAGGGCGACCGGGTCGGGATTTATATGCCGATGATTCCCGAAGCGGCCATTGCCATGCTGGCCTGTGCCCGGATTGGTGCCCCCCACACCGTCATCTTTGGGGGCTTTAGTGCCGAAGCTCTGAAGGATCGCCTCAACGATGCCGAAGCCAAGCTGGTAATCACCGCCGACGGGGGCTTTCGCAAGGACAAAACCATCGCCCTCAAAGCCGCCGTGGATGACGCCCTGGCTGACAACGGCGTGCCCAGCGTGGAGAACGTCCTGGTGGTGCAGCGCACGAAGGCCGCCGTCACCATGCACGAAGGCCGCGACCACTGGTGGCACGAACTGCAAGCCCACGCCGATGCCCACTGCCCCGCCGAGGAAATGGACGCGGAGGACATGCTGTTCATCCTCTACACCAGCGGCACCACGGGCAAACCCAAGGGGGTCGTCCACACTACGGGCGGCTACAACCTCTACACCCACACCACCTTTAAGTGGACGTTTGACATCAAAGACACCGACGTTTACTGGTGTACCGCCGATGTGGGCTGGATTACGGGCCACAGCTACATTGTCTACGGCCCCCTCTCCAACGGGGCCACCACAGTGATGTACGAAGGGGTGCCCCGTCCCTCGAATCCCGGCTGTTTTTGGGACGTAATCGAAAAATACGGGGTGACGATTTTCTACACCGCTCCCACCGCTATTCGCGCCTTTATCAAAATGGGGGATGAGCTGCCCAAGGCGCGGGATTTGTCCTCTTTGCGGCTGCTGGGCACCGTGGGCGAACCGATTAATCCGGAAGCCTGGATGTGGTACCACACGGTGATCGGCAAGGAAAAATGCCCGATTGTGGATACCTGGTGGCAGACCGAAACCGGGGGCTTCATGGTTACGCCGATCCCCGGAGCCGTCCCCACCAAACCCGGTTCCGCCACCCTGCCCTTCCCTGGCATCATCGCCGATGTGGTGGATTTGGATGGCCACCCCGTTGCTCCCGGCGAAGGCGGCTACCTGGTAATCAAACACCCCTGGCCCAGCATGATGCGTACCGTCTACGGCAACGACGAGCGCTACCGCCGCACCTACTGGGAACACATTCCGCCCCAGGATGGCCAGTACCTCTACTTTGCTGGGGACGGTGCCCGCAAGGACGAGGACGGCTACTTTTGGGTGATGGGTCGGGTGGATGACGTGATCAGCGTCTCCGGCCACCGTTTGGGCACCATGGAAATTGAGTCGGCCCTGGTGTCTCACCCCGCCGTGGCCGAGGCCGCCGTGGTGGGCCGCAAGGATGACATCAAGGGCGAAGATATCTACGCTTTCGTCACCCTAGAGGGCCAATACAGCCCCAGCGATGCCCTGAAGCAGGAGCTTAAGGATCACGTCGTCAAGGAAATTGGCATCATCGCCCGACCGGGGGAAATTAAATTTGCCGATGCCCTACCCAAGACCCGTTCTGGTAAAATCATCCGCCGCTTTTTGCGCAGTTTGGCCAGTGGTGAAGCCATCGCCGGAGATGCCTCCACCATGGAAGATCAGTCGGTTCTAGACCAGTTGCGCGAAGGCTAA
- a CDS encoding AbrB family transcriptional regulator, protein MPEKPTPLTGKALLQKVKELSHLTKRETAKECGYYTFTKDNQPRVNLSGFYDALLEAKGINLEPDSGKDGRGREPTYRVSVHKNGQIVIGSTYTQEMGLKSGDEFEIKLGYKHIHLRQIDDNSDD, encoded by the coding sequence ATGCCAGAAAAACCAACTCCCCTTACGGGCAAAGCGCTGCTGCAAAAGGTGAAAGAGCTTAGCCACCTGACCAAGCGTGAAACGGCCAAAGAATGCGGCTACTATACCTTTACTAAGGATAACCAGCCCCGCGTCAATCTTTCTGGCTTCTACGATGCTCTGCTAGAAGCGAAGGGCATCAACCTAGAGCCGGACAGCGGCAAAGATGGCCGTGGTCGCGAACCGACCTATCGAGTCAGCGTCCACAAGAATGGTCAAATCGTCATTGGCTCTACCTACACTCAGGAAATGGGCCTCAAGTCTGGCGATGAGTTTGAAATCAAGCTGGGCTACAAGCATATTCACCTAAGGCAGATTGATGACAATTCGGACGACTAA
- the hypE gene encoding hydrogenase expression/formation protein HypE, with amino-acid sequence MGLAKTRRETCITLAHGSGGKAMADLVAEVFVHRFDNALLAPLNDQAVMDWAGGRLALTTDSYVVDPLFFPGSDIGALAVNGTVNDLAVGGATPLYLTCGFILEEGLPMDTLRRVVESMAQAAAAAGVQIVTGDTKVVPRGSADKLFINTAGVGRVPEGIAPSADRLRPGDVVLVNGFLGDHGAAITVARADLALESPIESDCQPLNGLVSEILKVCPQVRAMRDATRGGLATVMNEFALSSQVGIRLQENALPVRPAVQGLCELLGLDPLYLANEGKLVVVVPPDQAEAVLAAMCAHPAGTDSHIIGEVVADPVGFVLLKTAFGSDRILDRLVGDQLPRIC; translated from the coding sequence ATGGGTTTGGCAAAAACACGGCGGGAGACCTGCATTACCCTGGCCCACGGCAGCGGCGGCAAGGCCATGGCCGATTTGGTGGCGGAGGTATTTGTGCATCGGTTTGATAATGCCCTGCTGGCCCCGCTGAACGATCAGGCGGTGATGGATTGGGCGGGGGGACGGCTGGCCCTAACGACGGATTCCTACGTGGTGGATCCGCTCTTTTTTCCCGGCAGCGACATTGGGGCCTTGGCGGTGAACGGCACCGTCAACGACCTGGCGGTGGGAGGAGCCACGCCGCTCTACCTCACCTGCGGCTTCATTTTGGAGGAAGGATTGCCCATGGATACCCTGCGGCGGGTGGTGGAGAGCATGGCCCAGGCAGCGGCGGCGGCGGGGGTGCAGATCGTCACCGGAGACACCAAAGTAGTGCCCAGGGGTAGCGCCGACAAGCTGTTCATCAACACCGCTGGGGTGGGCCGAGTCCCAGAGGGCATTGCTCCCTCGGCGGATCGGCTGCGACCGGGGGATGTGGTGCTGGTGAACGGATTTTTGGGCGACCACGGCGCGGCGATTACCGTGGCGCGGGCAGACTTGGCCCTAGAAAGCCCCATCGAAAGCGACTGCCAACCCCTGAATGGCCTGGTTTCAGAAATTCTGAAGGTGTGCCCCCAGGTGCGGGCCATGCGCGATGCCACTCGCGGCGGCTTGGCCACGGTGATGAACGAATTTGCCCTCAGTTCCCAGGTGGGCATCCGTTTACAGGAAAACGCTCTCCCCGTGCGCCCCGCCGTTCAGGGACTTTGCGAACTGTTGGGCCTCGACCCGCTGTATCTGGCCAACGAAGGCAAACTCGTCGTCGTGGTGCCGCCGGATCAGGCCGAAGCTGTCCTCGCCGCCATGTGCGCCCACCCCGCCGGAACCGACAGCCACATCATCGGTGAAGTGGTGGCCGACCCCGTGGGGTTTGTGCTGCTCAAAACCGCCTTCGGCAGCGACCGCATCCTTGACCGCTTGGTGGGTGATCAGCTTCCCCGCATTTGCTAA
- the holA gene encoding DNA polymerase III subunit delta, producing MPAYFFWGDDDFQLQAAVHTLRQQTLDEAWASFNYEVFPPSAANGPIQALNQAMTPPFGMGKRLVWLQETTLGQRCAEEVLAEFERTLPTLPSESVLLLTSTSKPDGRSKFYKLFKKHGEFREFATIPPWKTELIHQQVETIARARSLNLAPKTVDLLAEAVGNDTRQLHIELEKLALFWNDPQRPIPPEAAAALVTVSTQNSLKLASAIKQGDTSTALGLVADLLNRNEPALRIVATLVSQFRLWLWLKVMETERITSEAEIAAAAEIANPKRIYFLRQEIRGITLAPLQRSLPLLLELESDLKLGREEQATLHTKVIELCCMFRPVSSR from the coding sequence ATGCCAGCCTATTTCTTCTGGGGCGACGATGATTTTCAACTGCAAGCCGCCGTCCACACCCTGCGTCAGCAAACCCTAGACGAAGCCTGGGCCAGCTTTAACTACGAGGTGTTTCCGCCCTCGGCGGCCAATGGCCCCATCCAGGCGCTCAACCAGGCGATGACGCCCCCCTTTGGCATGGGAAAACGGCTGGTGTGGCTGCAAGAAACCACCCTGGGGCAGCGCTGTGCGGAGGAGGTCTTGGCCGAGTTTGAACGCACCTTGCCAACCCTACCCAGCGAGTCGGTGCTACTGCTAACCAGCACCAGTAAGCCCGACGGACGATCTAAATTTTACAAACTCTTTAAAAAGCATGGGGAGTTCCGAGAATTTGCCACCATTCCCCCCTGGAAGACCGAGTTAATTCATCAGCAAGTGGAAACTATTGCTAGGGCGCGTTCTCTGAATTTAGCGCCTAAAACCGTTGACTTGCTGGCGGAGGCCGTGGGCAACGACACCCGCCAACTGCACATTGAACTGGAAAAACTCGCCCTGTTTTGGAACGATCCCCAGCGGCCCATCCCCCCGGAGGCCGCCGCCGCCCTGGTGACGGTCTCCACCCAAAACAGCCTGAAATTGGCCAGCGCCATCAAGCAGGGCGACACCTCAACGGCGCTGGGGTTGGTGGCTGATTTGCTGAACCGTAACGAACCTGCCCTGCGGATTGTCGCAACCCTGGTCAGTCAGTTTCGGCTGTGGCTGTGGCTAAAGGTGATGGAAACCGAACGCATTACCAGCGAGGCTGAGATTGCCGCCGCTGCGGAAATTGCCAACCCCAAGCGGATCTATTTTTTACGCCAGGAGATCCGGGGTATTACCCTAGCCCCGTTGCAACGGAGTTTGCCTTTGCTACTAGAATTAGAATCTGACTTAAAGCTAGGTCGGGAGGAGCAGGCCACCCTCCACACCAAAGTGATTGAACTATGCTGTATGTTTCGCCCGGTTAGCTCCCGTTAG
- the obgE gene encoding GTPase ObgE, producing the protein MQFIDQAEVDVIAGKGGDGIVAFRREKYVPAGGPSGGNGGHGGSIILRATEQLQTLLDFRYAHQFKAEDGQRGGPKNMTGACGHDLVLEVPCGTMIYDADTEEILGDLVDPGQILCVAQGGKGGLGNRHFLSNRQRAPEHALPGLPGEERRLRLELKLLAEVGIIGLPNAGKSTLIATLSAARPKIADYPFTTLIPNLGVVRRPTGDGTVFADIPGLIEGAHQGLGLGHEFLRHIERTRLLLHLVDATAEQPLDHYHTIQQELIAYGHGLEERPQIVALNKIDALDEATLDALVQQFEAELGHSIHCISAVSGMGVQPLLQQVWIELDV; encoded by the coding sequence ATGCAATTCATTGATCAAGCCGAGGTAGATGTCATCGCCGGAAAAGGGGGTGATGGCATTGTGGCCTTCCGTCGCGAGAAGTACGTCCCCGCTGGGGGGCCATCGGGGGGGAATGGGGGCCACGGAGGGTCGATTATCCTGCGGGCCACAGAACAGTTGCAAACCCTGCTGGACTTTCGCTACGCCCACCAGTTCAAGGCCGAAGACGGCCAGCGGGGTGGGCCAAAAAACATGACCGGAGCCTGTGGCCACGATCTGGTGCTGGAGGTGCCCTGCGGCACCATGATCTACGACGCCGACACTGAAGAAATCTTGGGAGACTTGGTGGATCCTGGCCAAATCCTCTGTGTGGCCCAGGGTGGCAAAGGTGGCCTCGGCAACCGCCACTTTCTCAGCAACCGCCAACGCGCCCCCGAACACGCCCTCCCCGGCCTTCCTGGCGAAGAACGGCGGCTGCGGCTAGAACTCAAGCTACTGGCGGAGGTGGGCATTATTGGCCTGCCCAATGCCGGAAAATCCACCCTGATTGCCACCCTCTCGGCGGCACGGCCCAAAATTGCCGACTATCCCTTCACCACCCTCATCCCTAACCTGGGCGTGGTGCGACGGCCCACGGGCGATGGCACCGTTTTTGCCGACATTCCAGGACTGATTGAAGGAGCCCACCAAGGGCTGGGCCTCGGCCATGAGTTTTTGCGCCACATCGAGCGCACCCGCCTGCTGCTGCACCTGGTAGATGCCACCGCCGAACAGCCCCTCGACCACTACCACACTATTCAGCAAGAACTCATCGCCTACGGCCATGGCCTAGAGGAGCGGCCCCAGATTGTAGCCCTCAACAAAATCGACGCCCTCGACGAAGCCACCCTCGACGCCCTGGTTCAACAGTTTGAAGCGGAGCTAGGCCACTCTATTCACTGCATTTCCGCCGTCAGCGGGATGGGTGTTCAGCCGCTGCTCCAGCAGGTTTGGATCGAGTTGGACGTGTAA
- a CDS encoding DUF4168 domain-containing protein, translated as MSTFSVMIAAVRPWSRSLLVAGCLASATLLSQGWPLSFASPGGQVHWGAPALAQGLNVSQEEIMGYARSVLAMEGPRTNAFNEIRALLTGTNVDINSISLRCTTTNSLSQLPRGIRNNVRAIVVNYCNQASRIVQSNGLRNERFDAITAAYPQDDTLAEQIRAALMQLQQQN; from the coding sequence ATGAGCACATTCTCCGTTATGATTGCCGCCGTCCGACCCTGGAGCCGCTCCCTGCTGGTAGCGGGTTGTTTGGCCAGCGCCACGCTGCTGAGCCAAGGTTGGCCCCTCTCCTTCGCCAGCCCTGGGGGCCAGGTGCATTGGGGTGCGCCAGCCCTAGCCCAGGGGCTAAATGTTTCCCAGGAGGAAATTATGGGCTATGCCCGCTCGGTCTTGGCGATGGAAGGCCCTCGCACCAATGCCTTCAACGAAATTCGTGCCCTCCTGACCGGAACCAACGTGGACATCAACAGCATTAGTTTGCGCTGTACAACCACCAACAGCCTCAGCCAACTCCCTCGGGGCATTCGCAACAATGTTCGTGCCATTGTGGTGAACTACTGCAACCAAGCCAGTCGCATCGTTCAGTCTAATGGCCTCCGCAACGAGCGCTTTGATGCCATTACCGCCGCCTACCCCCAAGACGACACCCTAGCCGAACAAATTCGAGCGGCCTTAATGCAGCTTCAGCAGCAGAACTAG
- a CDS encoding CPBP family intramembrane glutamic endopeptidase, giving the protein MPLALIVARFVNIPWQYPVAPAHKLPLLLPLYLLAPLAVELYRRYGHGDTWASYGVTGSVQTLATLGTGMGIGLVGVAILVGVQVALGWRQWRPDGQEFPATSPALLVALPILMLFIGWVEELIFRGVLVNGLLTVLPWTGVAILASAIFAVSHLVWDGPAGMPSLLGLGLMGLVLLLGRWAMAGDLSLAWGLHTGWILAIALIDALHLTRPVPHAPRLAGKPDQPLTGLPALGLMVLTGLGIVAYTLWLR; this is encoded by the coding sequence TTGCCCCTAGCTCTAATCGTTGCTCGGTTTGTCAACATTCCTTGGCAATATCCCGTTGCCCCTGCGCACAAATTACCGCTGCTATTACCCCTCTATCTCCTAGCTCCCCTCGCGGTAGAACTCTATCGCCGCTATGGCCATGGCGATACCTGGGCTAGCTATGGCGTAACGGGATCTGTCCAGACGTTAGCCACCCTGGGAACGGGGATGGGTATCGGCCTGGTGGGAGTGGCGATCCTCGTTGGGGTTCAGGTGGCCCTGGGCTGGCGGCAATGGCGACCGGATGGCCAGGAATTCCCGGCCACTTCTCCGGCCCTGCTGGTAGCCCTGCCGATTCTGATGCTGTTTATTGGCTGGGTGGAGGAACTGATTTTTCGCGGCGTTTTGGTCAACGGATTGCTGACGGTGCTGCCCTGGACGGGCGTTGCGATCTTGGCCAGCGCCATTTTTGCCGTTTCCCATTTGGTGTGGGACGGCCCCGCTGGGATGCCCTCGTTGCTGGGGTTGGGGCTGATGGGCCTGGTGCTGCTGCTGGGGCGGTGGGCCATGGCCGGAGACCTCAGCCTTGCCTGGGGGCTGCACACGGGGTGGATTTTGGCCATTGCCTTGATCGATGCCCTCCACCTGACGCGGCCCGTCCCCCATGCGCCAAGGCTGGCCGGAAAACCCGACCAGCCCCTCACCGGACTCCCAGCCCTAGGGTTGATGGTACTGACGGGGCTGGGGATTGTGGCCTATACCCTGTGGCTTCGCTAA
- the cbiE gene encoding precorrin-6y C5,15-methyltransferase (decarboxylating) subunit CbiE, translating into MTPIQVIGVGLDGAAGLAPTLRALIDRATVLVGSERQLSYFPNAAAETWPLGNLQTTLERLRQWLADHGQEEGCGHAKDCHQVKHPGQEEGYGQGKDHGSDKNIQGAGELAVVLASGDPLFFGLGRLLLETLPAESLTFHPHPSSVQLAFSCLKLPWQGATVISAHGRSMEELGASLRRGDDLIAVLTDPTHSPAAIGRLILDLGLPQSYTLWVCENLGGEGESVQTLTPETVLDKSFAALNVVILQRQIPPAPDAAALPLLGLPDSAFATFADRPGLMTKRDIRIHILADLALQPGQTVWDIGAGTGSVSVEINRLCPTSPIYAIEKTLAGYRLIQQNQQRLGNGNLHPIHGSAPAVLADLPDPDRIFIGGSGGHLPDILDTCAQRLRPQGRIVLAVATLEHLSTVLGWAKDRHPDWSANLRQIQVQHSVQVGPLTRWQPLTPITLITLQLCSVT; encoded by the coding sequence ATGACGCCCATCCAGGTCATCGGCGTGGGGCTCGATGGGGCGGCGGGTCTGGCCCCCACCCTGCGGGCGTTGATTGATCGGGCCACGGTGCTGGTGGGCAGTGAGCGCCAGCTCAGCTATTTCCCAAACGCGGCGGCGGAAACTTGGCCCCTAGGGAATCTCCAGACCACCTTGGAGCGGCTGCGGCAGTGGTTGGCGGATCACGGTCAGGAGGAGGGCTGTGGTCACGCAAAGGATTGCCATCAGGTCAAGCATCCTGGCCAGGAAGAGGGCTACGGTCAAGGCAAAGATCACGGTTCCGATAAAAACATTCAGGGGGCTGGCGAACTGGCGGTGGTGCTGGCGTCGGGCGATCCGCTCTTTTTTGGGCTAGGGCGGTTGCTGTTGGAAACCCTGCCCGCTGAGAGCCTCACCTTTCACCCCCACCCTAGTTCTGTGCAGTTGGCCTTTAGCTGCCTCAAGCTGCCGTGGCAGGGGGCCACGGTCATCAGCGCCCACGGTCGGTCGATGGAGGAACTGGGGGCATCGCTGCGGCGGGGGGATGATCTGATTGCCGTACTGACTGACCCCACCCACAGCCCAGCGGCCATCGGTCGGTTGATTTTGGACTTGGGTCTGCCCCAAAGCTATACCCTCTGGGTGTGCGAAAACCTGGGTGGAGAAGGGGAATCAGTACAGACCCTCACCCCGGAAACGGTGCTGGACAAATCCTTTGCGGCGCTGAATGTGGTTATTTTGCAGCGGCAAATTCCACCCGCCCCAGATGCCGCCGCCCTGCCCCTGTTGGGCCTGCCCGATAGCGCCTTCGCCACCTTTGCCGACCGCCCCGGCCTCATGACCAAGCGGGATATCCGCATTCACATTCTGGCGGATTTGGCCCTGCAACCGGGGCAAACGGTGTGGGATATCGGGGCCGGAACGGGGTCGGTCAGCGTGGAAATCAATCGCCTGTGTCCTACCAGCCCCATCTACGCCATCGAGAAAACCCTGGCCGGATATCGCCTAATTCAGCAAAACCAGCAGCGCCTCGGCAATGGCAACCTGCATCCCATCCACGGCAGCGCCCCAGCGGTGTTAGCCGATTTACCCGACCCCGACCGCATCTTCATCGGCGGCAGCGGTGGCCATTTGCCGGATATTCTGGACACCTGCGCCCAACGGCTCCGACCCCAAGGACGCATCGTTTTGGCCGTGGCCACCCTCGAACACCTCAGTACCGTACTTGGTTGGGCCAAGGATCGACATCCCGATTGGTCAGCGAACCTGCGCCAAATCCAGGTGCAGCACTCTGTGCAGGTTGGCCCGCTCACCCGCTGGCAACCCCTTACGCCCATTACCCTGATCACCCTACAACTCTGTAGCGTGACGTAG
- a CDS encoding helix-turn-helix domain-containing protein → MTNPQPPQSNLTTASEYALILGSGAAAVASVATQQVAAASLPPLAALVALGLINRYRLDQQLQQSQSAGQPLDTDTTQGRSLSSVPPRMVANLRPEHLAHRPQILEPPISSVSFSFSPPQHSIAGPLAAKRQAQANLDARMSANLRQVGDELRQHRQAKGWSVEEVYTRTFIQPYIVNAIEAGNVRQLPEPFYIRAFLQKYATALGLDGVAVAKRFADA, encoded by the coding sequence ATGACCAATCCCCAACCGCCTCAGTCGAATCTAACCACGGCATCGGAATATGCGCTGATTCTGGGCAGTGGGGCAGCGGCGGTGGCATCGGTGGCAACTCAGCAGGTGGCTGCGGCCTCTTTGCCCCCCCTCGCCGCCCTCGTAGCACTAGGGCTAATCAACCGCTATCGGCTCGATCAGCAACTGCAACAGAGTCAGTCGGCAGGGCAACCCCTCGATACCGACACCACCCAGGGGCGGTCGTTGTCGTCGGTGCCGCCTCGGATGGTAGCAAATCTGCGCCCGGAACATCTGGCGCATCGGCCTCAGATCCTAGAGCCGCCGATTTCTTCGGTTTCCTTTTCCTTTTCTCCACCCCAGCACTCGATTGCGGGGCCACTGGCCGCCAAACGACAAGCCCAAGCCAATCTAGACGCTCGGATGTCGGCGAATTTACGACAGGTGGGCGATGAACTGAGGCAGCACCGCCAAGCGAAGGGATGGTCTGTGGAGGAGGTCTACACCAGAACCTTCATCCAACCCTATATCGTGAACGCCATTGAAGCGGGGAATGTGCGCCAGTTGCCTGAGCCCTTTTACATTCGCGCCTTTTTGCAAAAATACGCGACGGCCCTAGGGCTAGACGGGGTTGCTGTCGCCAAGCGATTTGCGGACGCTTAG